The uncultured Mailhella sp. genome segment TTTACAATGTTTATTTTTGTACCCTGTAATACACTCATTCCCCAGAACCATATATCATCAGCATCAGGACAGATTTTAGTAAATATATCTTCACGCATAACATCCCTATATAGTAGGCTACTGTGGTATACAACACCACCTACACCTGTAAAGAAATTTAAAAAACTTGGAGAAACATTATACTCTTTAACATTCCATCTCTGATAAGGCAAAATATTTCCATTATGAATAACTATACGATGTGCACGCAAGCAATGAATCATGTCAGGATGCTCGCTATACGCATGTACAAGTCGGCGCAACCAGTCACGCGGATAGATGATATCATCGTCAGCAGTTACGATAATATCATCTGGATATTTTTTAAGGGCAGGAATTAATTTTTTGTATGATCTGAGATCAGTACACCATTCAATACAGAAAGAATCAGAAATCAAATCTGTAAGATCCGTCGGAAGTTCTTTTTCTCCCTGAGGAAATTGTTCTTTAGCAAGCCAAAGAATAATTTTTTTATAATGACAATCTTGTTTTAAAAGTGATTTTATCGTGTAGCTTACAGTATTAATTCGTAATGGATAAGATGTGAGAGATATGATAACATCAGGAAACTCTGGAAGAGGTTCCACTGTAGGAAATAATTCATGATATTTTTTAGAAAAAGTTGAACGTAAATTTTCAGGAAGAAGAAAATATGTTCCAGTACAATCTTTTTTAACTCTATCATACAGACAGTTTAAATATATATTTTTTTCTTTTTCAAATTTTAAATTTTGTATTTCATTGTATATTAAATAGTATACATCTATCATATCAAAGCAGCGTTCATCTTTCTTTGAAAGGATAATAGATGATTTATTTTCCCTATAATAGTATATTGATTTATTTGTATAAGAAATATAATTAGAGTACATAATTGATGTAAATACAAATAAATTATCTTCTCCATATTTAAACCCAAATGGAAAATGTATATTATTTTTATTAATAAAATTGTTATTATATATTTTATTCCAGCATACACCTGTTGATATAATCATCTTATATTTATCATTAATTGTTGAAATATCCTGTGTAATGCCCATGTTCTTTTTATCGTATGATGGAACACGAATTACATTTGATGTAGAGGCTATATCTGCGTTATGTTCTATTGCTGACAAATAAAGATTCTCAAAATAATCGGAAGAAATGTAATCATCTGAATCAACAAAACCGATATAGTGTCCTTTTGCCATAGAAATACCTATATTTCTAGAGCCTGCAGGACCTATATTTTTTTCATTTTTTACTATTTTTATTCTTGAATCAAGCTTTTCATATTTTTTCAATATAGAAAATGAATGATCAGTTGAGCAATCATCTATGCAGATAATTTCAATATTTTTCATAGATTGATTTATAATACTAGTTAGACATTCTTCAATATATTGCGAAGAATTATATACTGGTATAATAATAGATATACAAATATCATACTTAAGACTGTAAAAAAGACATTTATATTTAGACATTACTTCATCATCATTTATATGTTTAACAAGTATTTTCATTTCATTAACAATTTTGTCTTTTTCGTGAGATTCTTTTAAGTAATTATCATAACGAAAAAAAATTGATTCTATTAAATGCTTTCTTATACATTTTTTTATATTAATATTTTTATCTTCTATCATTTTAATTATTCTAAAAAATGTAATAATTTGACAATTAAAATGATCTTTTCTTATGCCAATTAATGATTTATTGTTATTTATTCTATAATATACAAATCTTTTCTCTGTAAGATAAACATAGTTACATTTTAAAATGCATTTATAAAAAAATGTAACATCATTTGAACATAGCAAATTATCAAACAATATATTATTATCAATAATAAATTTTCTATTATATATACCTGACCATGGTGCATCTGAAATATGAATCATAATTTCATAATCATCATTAAAGTTTAATTTTTTATAAAAATATTTTTTATTTATAGCTCCCATATTAGTAAAATATCTATTAACTATTTTATTATTTTCATTATCAAATGAATATGATCTAAATTTTACAATATCAACATTAATATTAGTAATAATATCGTACATACATTTATAACTATTTATATCTAACCAATCATCACTA includes the following:
- a CDS encoding glycosyltransferase, which codes for MHSSIIKVKNAFNESETEACIIIENNINYVPKVSVIIPVYNTEEYLCKCLDSIIGQTLKEIEIICIDDGSTDKSLDIIKDYARKDKRITVISQKNLHAGVARNVGISVSKGEYIHFLDSDDWLDINSYKCMYDIITNINVDIVKFRSYSFDNENNKIVNRYFTNMGAINKKYFYKKLNFNDDYEIMIHISDAPWSGIYNRKFIIDNNILFDNLLCSNDVTFFYKCILKCNYVYLTEKRFVYYRINNNKSLIGIRKDHFNCQIITFFRIIKMIEDKNINIKKCIRKHLIESIFFRYDNYLKESHEKDKIVNEMKILVKHINDDEVMSKYKCLFYSLKYDICISIIIPVYNSSQYIEECLTSIINQSMKNIEIICIDDCSTDHSFSILKKYEKLDSRIKIVKNEKNIGPAGSRNIGISMAKGHYIGFVDSDDYISSDYFENLYLSAIEHNADIASTSNVIRVPSYDKKNMGITQDISTINDKYKMIISTGVCWNKIYNNNFINKNNIHFPFGFKYGEDNLFVFTSIMYSNYISYTNKSIYYYRENKSSIILSKKDERCFDMIDVYYLIYNEIQNLKFEKEKNIYLNCLYDRVKKDCTGTYFLLPENLRSTFSKKYHELFPTVEPLPEFPDVIISLTSYPLRINTVSYTIKSLLKQDCHYKKIILWLAKEQFPQGEKELPTDLTDLISDSFCIEWCTDLRSYKKLIPALKKYPDDIIVTADDDIIYPRDWLRRLVHAYSEHPDMIHCLRAHRIVIHNGNILPYQRWNVKEYNVSPSFLNFFTGVGGVVYHSSLLYRDVMREDIFTKICPDADDIWFWGMSVLQGTKINIVNPPMVELNYVPHSQDGDLPLWKKNVLQNENDIKLKAFLDAYPSVRKILIAENKKVRVKETINRFSKPYYKEKNKNNKSIYIFGLPVFRKMKSGTKKRISILGIQLYKSEQTDSKKRISILGIPVYSKKTSGFRTIRRLLFFKFSKFNWKRSIESDLHQLIESVKFLQSDITNNRVTHSMEIKKIRKITEAAHRSAAECVWALTYNSVSSQSEWLKNTTFAPGRWALGYPALYIMFRVLNEARPKSILELGLGQSTRMIAQYVAANADVEHIVVEHDENWINFFKNDFSLSLRTNILKCDRSMESYKDAEEVRVFVGLSEKLDKKKFDFIFIDAPLGGDMKVYSRIDVLKMIPECLADNFIIMLDDTNRSGELNTLKEMMSTLEQNNISFVSGTYRGDKETSVICSPDLGFFSSL